The sequence ACAGCCACGAGCTGCTGGGCGCTGACCTGGCGGGCAAGCGCATCACGCCGGTGCGGGCCCGCGTCAAGGCCCGGACCCTGCTCGACTACGGGCCGCTGGACCAGCATGAGGGCCAGCAGTTCCTCCTGGTCCTGTCCGGCGCGGTGACGATGCATTTCGCCGGCGACGCGCCGCTCCGCCTGGCCGCCGGCGACAGCCTCTATTTCGACACGCGCACGCCGCACGCCGTCCTCTCGGACGGGCCGGAGGAGGCGGAGATCCTGTGGATCCATGCGGGGTGAGGCAACAGCAGGATCCCCCCTGGTGTCATTGCCGGGCTTGACCCGGCAATCCAGAGAGCGTCGACGCTCCCTGGATGCCCGGGTCAAGCCCGGGCATGACAGTGAAATAAAGGGCTGGAGCCTTACTTCGCCCGCAGCGGCTTCAGCGCCTCGGCCCAGCGGGCCAGCTCGTCCAGCATCCCGGTCGCGGCCTTGGCCTGGCCTTCGGGGACGGTGAGCTTGCCGTCGGCCACCGCGTTCCAGGCCATCGGGATCGCCACCGCCTCGGTCAGCGGCACCATCTTCAGCGTGGTCAGGGTCAGCTTCTCGACCTGGACCGAGCGCATGCCCCCCGAGGCGCCGCCATAGCTGACGAAGCCGGCCGGCTTGTAATTCCATTCCAGATACAGGTAGTTCAGCGCGTTCAGCAGCGACGGCGGCGGGCCGAAATTGTATTCCGGCGTGACGAAGACGAAGGCGTCGGCGGCGCTGACGCTGGCGGCCCAGCGCTTGGTGTGCTCGTGCACATAGCGCTGCAGCCGCGGATGCTCCGGCTCGTCGAACACCGGCAGGTCGAAATCCTTGAGGTCGACCAGCGACGCATCGAATTTTCCATGGCCGGCGGCGATCTCCTGGAACCAGGAGGCGACCACGGGGCCGATCCGGGTCGGCCGGGTGCTGCAGATGATGGTGTGGAGCTTGAGCGGCACGGCAGTCTCCCGTTGCGGGTGCGAGTCGAGCTGAAGCCGTGATCTTCGCGGCGGCCGGCCGCCGGCGCAAGCGCGCCTATTCGGGGCTCGCCATGGCGGTGTGGGGCTCGGTGCAGCCGAGACCTACAGGAAGCGGATGCGCAGCTCGTCGTCATAGGCGCGGCCGCCGATCCGCAGCGCGCCCGGCTCGACGCCGTAGACCTTGAAGCCGTGCCGCTCGTAGAGGCGGCGGGCCGGCTCGGCCTCGGTGATCACGGCCAGCAGCACCGCGTCCAGGCCTTCCGCCCGGGCATGGTCCAGCACCGCCTCGACCAGCGCGTCGGCGGCGCCGCTGCCGCGCGCCTCGGGCCGGACATACATCCGCACCAGCGTGCCCCGGTGGCGGCGCTTGACCGTCTTCTCCAGAGCCAGCCCGGCGAGGCCGAGCAGTCGGCCGTCCCGCTCCGCCGCGAAGGTCGGCACCTCCTCGACGCGCCGGGCGAAATCGTCCAGCGACAGCCCGGCTTCCGTCTCGTAGGTGGAGCCGAACGCTTCGGGGTGGCGCTCCAGCCCCTCCAGGCGGATCTCCCGATAGGCTGCGGCATCCTCGGGCCCGAGCCGGCGGATGCTGAAGCCCGTCATCGTCAGGAAATGGTCTGCGGCAGGGCGGTGAAGCCGGCCGCCTGCTCCATCACCCCGGCGACGCGCAGCACCGTCTCCTCGTCGAAAGGCCGGCCGAGCAGCTGCAGGCCCAGCGGCAGCCCGTCGTCGCCGAGGCCGGCCGGCACCGACAGGCCCGGCAGCCCGGCCAGCGAGGCCGGCACGGTGAACACGTCGTTGAGATACATCGCGATCGGGTCGTCCTGCTTCTCGCCGATGGCGAAGGCGGTGGACGGCGCCGTCGGCGTCAGGATCACGTCGCAGCGCTTGTACGCTTCGGTGAAGTCGCGGGCGATCAGCGTCCGCAGCTTCTGCGCCTTGGTGTAGTAGGCGTCGTAATAGCCGGCCGACAGCACATAGGTGCCGATCATCACCCGGCGCTTCACCTCGCGGCCGAAGCCGGCGGCGCGGGTGTTCTCGTACAGCTCGTTCAGGGACCCGCCGGTCTCGCGCAGGCCGTAGCGCACGCCGTCATAGCGCGCCAGGTTCGACGAGGCCTCGGCCGGGGCGACGATGTAGTAGGTCGGCAGCGCGTACTTCGTGTGCGGCAGCGAGACCTCGACGATCTCCGCCCCCGCGGCGCGCAGCCATTCGGCGCCCTGCTGCCAGACGCGCTCGATCTCCGCCGGCATGCCGTCGACCCGGTATTCCTTCGGGATGCCGACCTTCAGGCCGCGGACGTCGCCGGTCAGCGCCGCCTCGAAATCCGGCACCGCCATGTCGACGCTGGTCGAATCCTTCGGGTCGAAGCCGGCCATCGAGCGCAGCATGATCGCCGCGTCCCGCACAGTCCGCGCCATCGGCCCGGCCTGGTCTAGCGAGGAGGCGAAGGCGACCACGCCC comes from Inquilinus sp. Marseille-Q2685 and encodes:
- a CDS encoding NADPH-dependent FMN reductase, with the translated sequence MPLKLHTIICSTRPTRIGPVVASWFQEIAAGHGKFDASLVDLKDFDLPVFDEPEHPRLQRYVHEHTKRWAASVSAADAFVFVTPEYNFGPPPSLLNALNYLYLEWNYKPAGFVSYGGASGGMRSVQVEKLTLTTLKMVPLTEAVAIPMAWNAVADGKLTVPEGQAKAATGMLDELARWAEALKPLRAK
- a CDS encoding GNAT family N-acetyltransferase; the encoded protein is MTGFSIRRLGPEDAAAYREIRLEGLERHPEAFGSTYETEAGLSLDDFARRVEEVPTFAAERDGRLLGLAGLALEKTVKRRHRGTLVRMYVRPEARGSGAADALVEAVLDHARAEGLDAVLLAVITEAEPARRLYERHGFKVYGVEPGALRIGGRAYDDELRIRFL
- the gatA gene encoding Asp-tRNA(Asn)/Glu-tRNA(Gln) amidotransferase subunit GatA, yielding MSKPTHLTLAGARDALKKREISSVELTTAHIQAMESLRELNAFVTETPDKALEMAKASDARLARGEGGPLEGLPIAIKDLFCTEGVRTTAASRILGNFVPPYESTVTSHLWRDGAVMLGKLNMDEFAMGSANITSAFGNVENPWRRQDGGNAKLVPGGSSGGSAASVAARIALAATGTDTGGSIRQPAAFTGIVGIKPTYGRCSRWGVVAFASSLDQAGPMARTVRDAAIMLRSMAGFDPKDSTSVDMAVPDFEAALTGDVRGLKVGIPKEYRVDGMPAEIERVWQQGAEWLRAAGAEIVEVSLPHTKYALPTYYIVAPAEASSNLARYDGVRYGLRETGGSLNELYENTRAAGFGREVKRRVMIGTYVLSAGYYDAYYTKAQKLRTLIARDFTEAYKRCDVILTPTAPSTAFAIGEKQDDPIAMYLNDVFTVPASLAGLPGLSVPAGLGDDGLPLGLQLLGRPFDEETVLRVAGVMEQAAGFTALPQTIS
- a CDS encoding helix-turn-helix domain-containing protein, coding for MDKDAPQSLGPRLKALRRTRGWTLEAASERTGLAKSTLSKIENGRMSPTVEVLLKLSQGFGVDLAGLFGEARPDPAARSLTRAGTGPRHETRSYSHELLGADLAGKRITPVRARVKARTLLDYGPLDQHEGQQFLLVLSGAVTMHFAGDAPLRLAAGDSLYFDTRTPHAVLSDGPEEAEILWIHAG